A stretch of Clostridium formicaceticum DNA encodes these proteins:
- the lpdA gene encoding dihydrolipoyl dehydrogenase, protein MKVVVIGGGPGGYVAAIRAAQLGAEVTLVEKKYIGGTCLNVGCIPTKVLLHTAELYTTLAKESKKLGIKIEKLDIDWKKLQQRKKVVVGQLIGGVNMLLKSNKVKVIMGKASFLNANQLEVQQEEGKKATVDFDYAIIATGSKPFILPIPGVDLEGVITSDEALSLEEIPKSMLVIGGGVIGSEFASVYSSMGTKVTIVEALPNIVATMDQEVTDYLVEALKKAGVDICTDTKVEGIEKTKTGLRVKAVSKEGSKSFEVEKVLLAIGRKPVTENMGLEKIGIKLNKDKIITNKKFQTNISNIYAIGDCRGEIMLAHVASAEGIVAVEGIMGKASKIDFKTIPYAVYTKPELAAVGMTEKQAKEKGYETKTGKFPLYANGKSLIMGEAKGVVKYVVDAKTEEILGLHMAGPRATELIVEGALALRLEATIEEIATTIHAHPTVGESLHEAVHAVHNMAIHLPK, encoded by the coding sequence ATGAAAGTTGTTGTCATTGGAGGAGGCCCTGGAGGATATGTAGCAGCCATCAGGGCAGCGCAGCTAGGGGCAGAAGTTACACTTGTAGAAAAAAAATACATTGGAGGAACCTGCTTAAATGTTGGTTGTATCCCTACGAAGGTTCTGCTTCATACTGCTGAATTATATACTACTTTAGCAAAAGAATCGAAGAAATTAGGGATAAAAATTGAAAAGCTTGATATTGATTGGAAAAAACTTCAGCAGAGAAAAAAGGTAGTAGTGGGTCAATTAATTGGTGGGGTGAATATGCTTTTAAAATCCAATAAAGTTAAGGTGATAATGGGTAAAGCATCTTTTTTAAACGCCAATCAGCTGGAGGTTCAACAGGAGGAAGGAAAGAAAGCAACAGTAGATTTTGATTATGCGATTATTGCTACAGGTTCAAAGCCCTTTATCCTTCCAATACCGGGAGTTGACTTAGAAGGGGTGATTACAAGTGATGAAGCCCTTTCTTTAGAAGAGATCCCTAAGAGTATGCTAGTGATAGGCGGCGGTGTTATAGGGAGCGAATTTGCCAGTGTTTATAGCAGTATGGGAACAAAGGTGACAATCGTTGAAGCCCTTCCAAATATTGTAGCTACAATGGATCAGGAGGTCACTGATTATCTTGTGGAAGCATTGAAAAAAGCTGGAGTGGATATCTGTACAGATACAAAAGTAGAAGGGATTGAAAAAACTAAAACAGGTTTAAGGGTGAAGGCAGTATCTAAAGAAGGAAGCAAATCATTTGAAGTAGAAAAAGTCCTGTTAGCTATAGGAAGAAAGCCAGTAACTGAAAATATGGGGTTGGAGAAAATTGGTATTAAACTAAATAAAGATAAAATCATCACAAATAAAAAATTTCAAACAAATATTAGTAATATCTATGCAATTGGGGATTGCAGAGGAGAAATCATGTTGGCACACGTGGCTTCAGCAGAAGGAATTGTCGCGGTCGAAGGGATCATGGGGAAAGCTTCAAAAATTGATTTTAAAACAATTCCCTATGCAGTATATACCAAACCAGAATTAGCAGCAGTAGGTATGACAGAAAAGCAGGCGAAAGAGAAGGGGTATGAAACCAAAACGGGAAAATTTCCATTATACGCCAATGGAAAATCCCTCATCATGGGAGAAGCTAAAGGGGTGGTAAAATATGTAGTAGATGCAAAAACAGAAGAGATTTTAGGGCTTCATATGGCAGGGCCGAGGGCAACAGAATTGATTGTAGAAGGAGCACTTGCGCTAAGACTAGAAGCCACTATTGAAGAGATAGCAACAACAATACATGCGCATCCTACAGTAGGAGAATCCCTTCATGAAGCAGTTCACGCTGTTCATAATATGGCCATTCATTTACCTAAGTAA
- a CDS encoding PocR ligand-binding domain-containing protein, which produces MVYKFANFVDISKIQELTNLFYKATGILTGILDLEGNILTASGWNEICTKFHRTHSKARDRCIESDTYISKILADNKNYKIYQCQNGLIDAVAPVIVQGKHIANVFTGQLLLDKPDLDFFIKQARELGFDESEYVRALLKIPIVEEERLKHIMGYLCGFAEILGEMGMKELKFLESQAEIQAANADLETSQKILIAALEELRDQYDKLQEKENLARESEKRWKYAIEGTGLIVWDWNINHSEVYFSKAYKSLLGFEANEFIGDTKEYISRIHPEDRKDVLREMRKYLDGDILFYHSEYRIKDKEGNYKWIISKGRVMERDQENKPTRMVGTLTDVTTRFQKTQKITK; this is translated from the coding sequence ATGGTGTATAAGTTTGCTAATTTTGTTGATATTTCTAAAATCCAGGAACTGACAAATCTTTTTTACAAAGCGACGGGGATTCTTACAGGGATCCTTGATCTAGAAGGAAATATTTTAACCGCTTCAGGCTGGAATGAGATCTGCACAAAGTTCCATCGGACCCATTCGAAGGCAAGAGATAGGTGTATTGAGAGTGACACCTATATTAGTAAAATATTAGCTGATAATAAAAATTATAAAATTTATCAATGCCAAAATGGTCTAATTGATGCGGTAGCTCCTGTCATTGTTCAGGGGAAACATATTGCAAACGTATTCACTGGTCAACTGCTATTAGATAAGCCTGACCTGGACTTTTTCATCAAACAAGCTAGAGAACTTGGATTTGATGAATCTGAATATGTAAGGGCCTTGCTAAAAATTCCAATCGTTGAGGAAGAAAGACTGAAACATATTATGGGTTACCTTTGTGGTTTTGCAGAAATACTAGGGGAAATGGGGATGAAAGAACTAAAGTTTCTGGAATCACAAGCAGAAATCCAGGCGGCAAATGCAGACTTAGAGACTTCTCAAAAAATATTAATAGCTGCCTTAGAAGAGCTAAGGGATCAATATGATAAATTACAGGAAAAGGAAAATTTAGCAAGAGAAAGTGAAAAGCGTTGGAAATATGCCATTGAAGGAACTGGTTTGATTGTTTGGGATTGGAATATAAATCATAGTGAAGTTTACTTTTCCAAAGCATATAAAAGTCTACTTGGATTTGAAGCAAATGAGTTTATTGGGGATACCAAAGAATATATAAGTAGAATTCATCCAGAGGATCGTAAAGATGTCCTGAGAGAAATGAGAAAATATTTAGATGGGGATATCCTGTTTTATCACAGTGAGTATCGTATAAAAGATAAAGAAGGAAATTATAAATGGATTATCTCAAAGGGACGGGTTATGGAAAGAGATCAAGAAAATAAACCTACAAGAATGGTGGGCACCCTTACAGATGTTACAACGCGTTTTCAAAAAACTCAGAAGATAACTAAATAA
- a CDS encoding sigma-54-dependent Fis family transcriptional regulator → MKSKIAIIAPFKELANNAMEVCKEWNDDIHVSIGNSLEIVGLAKQLNKNGIDIIVSRDATLTAIKSAMNIPVVEIPISSWDIITALNEAKKYSKNIGIVDLEHISYQAKKLEGLLDVRISQIQLPLDRSLITTELEGVDVLLGQYSVSEVAKKYGLKSMIINSSTESIRQAIKQAYEIASLKKKEWASYEKIKAVLEHTYEGVVAVDQRGYINFINKKAQEVLKLDNAVMDKHYSEVMPFINFNEALKYKQKSVNEIYQIKENRIIFNVMPINIEKNVVGAVCTLRKQNHLDTNKVSVKRNNNGFVANCTFSNIITKSDVLNKTIEKCKKFATVDSNILIIGETGTGKELFAQSLHNFSSRREAAFVSINCAALTETLLESELFGYEDGAFTGAKKGGRTGLFELANEGTLFLDEIGDISMNIQSRLLRVLQEKEIMRVGGDKIINVDVRVITATNKEISELVKEGKFRQDLYHRLNVLKVNLPPLRERKEDILLLINWFTDLFTEKFHYKRPVFTKEAIDYLQKYAWPGNVRELQNMVERLVVLRNGSTVDLHDVVSLTDYNLQENPANKITLNIEQPLCEIEKQVILEVLKICKNKEEAAEKLGISTTTIWRKLKNISK, encoded by the coding sequence ATGAAAAGTAAAATAGCGATCATAGCGCCTTTTAAAGAATTAGCCAACAATGCTATGGAGGTTTGTAAGGAGTGGAATGATGATATACATGTTTCGATAGGTAATTCTTTAGAAATAGTAGGACTAGCTAAACAACTAAATAAAAATGGTATTGACATTATTGTCAGCAGAGATGCTACTTTAACCGCCATAAAATCCGCTATGAATATACCTGTTGTAGAGATTCCTATTTCAAGCTGGGATATAATTACGGCTCTAAATGAAGCTAAGAAATATAGTAAAAATATTGGCATTGTTGATCTGGAACATATCTCCTATCAGGCTAAAAAGTTAGAAGGATTGCTGGATGTTCGCATAAGTCAAATTCAATTGCCTTTAGATAGAAGTTTAATTACAACTGAGCTTGAGGGCGTTGATGTTTTGCTTGGACAATATAGTGTCAGTGAAGTTGCAAAAAAATATGGCTTAAAGTCAATGATTATTAATTCAAGTACAGAATCCATTAGACAAGCCATAAAACAAGCCTATGAAATAGCTTCTTTAAAGAAAAAAGAATGGGCAAGTTATGAAAAAATTAAAGCTGTTTTAGAACATACTTATGAGGGAGTCGTTGCAGTTGATCAAAGGGGTTATATCAATTTTATTAATAAAAAAGCTCAGGAAGTACTGAAATTAGATAACGCAGTGATGGACAAGCATTATTCAGAGGTAATGCCTTTTATTAATTTTAATGAGGCACTGAAGTATAAACAAAAAAGTGTAAATGAAATATACCAGATAAAGGAGAATAGGATTATTTTCAATGTTATGCCCATCAATATTGAAAAAAATGTTGTGGGAGCTGTCTGTACATTACGGAAACAAAATCATCTTGACACAAACAAAGTTTCTGTTAAGAGAAACAATAATGGTTTTGTAGCCAACTGTACATTTTCAAATATTATTACGAAAAGTGATGTTTTAAATAAAACCATTGAAAAGTGCAAAAAATTTGCGACGGTGGATTCGAATATATTGATTATAGGTGAAACAGGAACTGGCAAAGAACTTTTTGCCCAGAGTTTGCATAATTTCAGCAGCAGAAGAGAGGCTGCCTTTGTAAGTATCAACTGTGCGGCATTGACAGAGACATTATTGGAGAGTGAACTGTTTGGTTATGAAGATGGGGCATTCACTGGAGCTAAAAAAGGTGGAAGGACTGGACTATTTGAGTTGGCTAATGAGGGAACGCTTTTTTTAGATGAGATCGGCGATATATCTATGAATATACAATCGAGATTGCTAAGGGTCTTGCAGGAAAAAGAAATTATGAGGGTAGGGGGAGATAAAATTATCAACGTAGATGTAAGGGTAATCACTGCCACAAATAAGGAGATAAGTGAATTGGTAAAAGAGGGGAAGTTTAGACAAGATTTATATCACAGGCTGAATGTCTTGAAAGTAAATCTTCCTCCCTTAAGGGAACGGAAGGAGGATATACTTCTACTGATTAACTGGTTTACAGATTTGTTCACGGAAAAGTTTCATTACAAAAGACCCGTATTTACAAAAGAAGCTATTGATTATTTACAGAAATACGCATGGCCTGGAAATGTAAGAGAGTTACAAAATATGGTGGAAAGACTGGTGGTTTTAAGAAATGGAAGTACTGTAGATTTACATGATGTAGTGTCTCTTACTGACTATAATTTGCAGGAAAACCCTGCTAATAAAATAACATTAAACATTGAGCAGCCTTTGTGTGAAATAGAAAAACAAGTTATTTTAGAAGTGTTGAAGATTTGCAAAAATAAAGAAGAAGCTGCTGAAAAATTAGGAATTAGCACAACGACCATATGGAGAAAATTAAAAAATATTTCAAAATGA
- a CDS encoding four-carbon acid sugar kinase family protein produces the protein MKRLGIISDNIIGANDTGVKFSKFGLPTFVSLDVDNLDAIEDTIKVISVNTNTRHANPQEAYKCVSEVTDRLKKVGIDYFYKKIDSTLRGNPGIEIQGILDTLKLDMCVIVPSFPDHRRIVENGYLLVKSSKEDNADYPVCHIPTLLESEIETQVGLINLSDVRTGAKHLEKKLFELKTSGIKFIVVDAVSEGDLAVIANAIKVYSNHCLIAGSAGLTAHLPFVLDFNDNDSKILIKEQPSILVIAATFNQTTADQIAELKKMKDIRVIELATELLNKNKEEVFEKLLSEAEEALRNNLITVIATDTLLKNREELEGYKISENVSLYGTFLAEGLGNTAKALALRGLVTDIVVTGGGTTSYVVKQMGADGIILEQELLSGIPLGKLKGGKCEGIRIITKAGGFGTKDALAKVVAFLKNTNLYAIVD, from the coding sequence TTGAAAAGGTTAGGCATAATTTCTGATAATATCATTGGGGCAAATGATACAGGGGTAAAGTTTAGCAAATTTGGATTACCTACCTTTGTAAGCCTAGATGTTGATAATTTAGATGCAATTGAAGATACAATAAAAGTTATTTCTGTCAATACAAACACTAGACACGCTAATCCACAGGAGGCATATAAATGTGTAAGTGAAGTAACCGACAGATTAAAGAAGGTGGGGATAGATTATTTTTATAAGAAAATTGACTCTACCCTCAGAGGAAATCCAGGCATTGAAATTCAGGGGATTTTGGATACGTTAAAATTAGATATGTGTGTAATTGTACCTTCTTTTCCTGATCATAGAAGAATCGTAGAAAATGGATATTTATTAGTTAAAAGCTCTAAAGAGGATAATGCTGATTATCCAGTCTGCCATATTCCAACGCTTCTTGAAAGTGAAATAGAAACACAAGTGGGACTAATAAACTTAAGTGATGTCCGTACTGGCGCAAAGCATTTAGAAAAGAAATTGTTTGAGCTTAAAACGTCAGGAATAAAGTTTATCGTGGTGGATGCTGTATCTGAGGGTGATTTAGCTGTAATCGCAAACGCCATCAAAGTCTACAGCAATCATTGTCTTATTGCGGGTTCAGCAGGGTTAACAGCCCATTTACCATTTGTTTTGGACTTTAATGATAACGATTCGAAAATTTTAATTAAAGAGCAGCCTTCGATACTAGTGATTGCAGCTACCTTTAATCAAACAACAGCTGATCAAATAGCAGAACTAAAAAAGATGAAGGATATTAGAGTAATTGAACTGGCTACTGAGTTATTGAATAAAAATAAAGAAGAAGTTTTTGAAAAATTATTATCTGAAGCAGAAGAAGCTCTAAGGAATAACTTAATAACAGTTATCGCTACGGATACACTGTTAAAAAATCGAGAGGAATTGGAGGGCTATAAAATATCTGAAAACGTTAGCTTATATGGTACTTTTTTAGCCGAAGGTTTAGGAAATACAGCGAAAGCATTGGCACTAAGAGGTTTGGTGACAGATATTGTTGTAACCGGTGGGGGAACAACATCCTATGTGGTAAAACAAATGGGTGCCGATGGTATTATTTTAGAACAAGAGTTATTATCTGGTATACCTTTAGGAAAATTAAAGGGTGGCAAATGTGAGGGGATACGTATTATCACCAAAGCAGGAGGATTTGGAACAAAAGATGCATTGGCTAAGGTGGTTGCATTTCTTAAAAATACAAATCTTTATGCTATCGTTGATTAA
- a CDS encoding GntP family permease, whose product MEVVVSGSQMIIGLVVGIICLIFMVMKTKVHAFLALIIAACITGLIGGMPPNSVVSSITGGFGGTLGSIGIIIGFGVMMGQLFEVSGAAEKMAKTFIKSLGKDREELALALTGFIVSIPIFCDSGFVILSPLVKAISKKTKKSAISLGVALAVGLVITHTVVPPTPGPVGVAGLFGVSVGSLLLWGIVLAIPMTMAGMLYGQWIGKKIYQLPSEDGEEWVRVSQEEIAASASMGNSAAGAVLGGNGVDMEDTDDKNLPSAFMSFAPILLPVLLILFNTVGNTLKLEGTLMTLIGFLGQPVIAVGIGLLVAIYGLTSSDSRRETLEKMEDGIKSAGIIILVTGGGGALGAVLRDSGAGNHIAQLIAASAIPAILLPFVVSTLVRFIQGSGTVAMITAASITAPMITTLDVNPVFAALAACVGAVFFGYFNDSYFWVVNRMLGIKEAKEQIRVWSITTTISWAVGIITLLILNAIWG is encoded by the coding sequence ATGGAAGTAGTAGTATCGGGAAGTCAAATGATTATTGGGTTGGTGGTGGGAATTATTTGTCTGATATTCATGGTAATGAAGACAAAAGTTCACGCATTTTTAGCCCTGATTATTGCCGCCTGCATCACAGGACTTATTGGAGGAATGCCACCAAATAGCGTGGTTAGCTCTATTACCGGCGGATTTGGAGGCACACTTGGAAGTATTGGGATTATTATAGGTTTTGGCGTAATGATGGGGCAGCTTTTTGAGGTTTCTGGCGCTGCTGAAAAGATGGCAAAAACCTTTATAAAGAGTCTTGGAAAGGACCGTGAAGAACTAGCGTTAGCACTAACTGGTTTTATTGTTTCAATACCAATTTTTTGTGATTCAGGTTTTGTGATTTTATCACCACTTGTAAAGGCGATTTCTAAGAAAACAAAAAAATCAGCCATCTCACTAGGTGTTGCCTTAGCTGTGGGCTTAGTTATTACCCACACGGTTGTACCACCTACACCGGGTCCCGTTGGTGTGGCTGGATTATTTGGGGTAAGCGTTGGAAGTCTATTGCTGTGGGGGATTGTTTTAGCTATTCCCATGACAATGGCAGGGATGCTTTATGGTCAGTGGATTGGCAAGAAAATCTATCAGCTTCCTAGCGAGGATGGGGAAGAATGGGTTCGTGTATCACAGGAAGAAATAGCTGCAAGTGCCTCAATGGGCAATAGTGCAGCAGGGGCAGTTTTGGGTGGAAATGGTGTTGATATGGAGGATACAGATGATAAAAACTTACCTTCTGCTTTTATGTCCTTTGCACCTATTTTATTACCTGTATTATTAATATTATTCAATACCGTTGGAAACACATTAAAACTTGAAGGAACCTTGATGACCCTCATTGGATTTTTAGGGCAGCCTGTTATAGCTGTAGGAATTGGTTTGCTGGTAGCTATTTATGGATTGACCAGCAGTGATTCAAGAAGAGAAACCTTAGAGAAAATGGAGGATGGTATCAAGTCCGCAGGAATCATTATTTTGGTAACTGGTGGTGGAGGAGCATTGGGAGCGGTTTTGAGAGATAGTGGTGCTGGAAACCATATTGCACAGCTTATTGCAGCATCTGCTATACCTGCTATTTTACTTCCTTTTGTAGTTTCGACACTGGTTCGATTTATCCAGGGCAGTGGGACTGTAGCTATGATTACAGCCGCTTCTATAACAGCACCAATGATCACAACATTAGATGTTAATCCTGTATTTGCAGCATTGGCAGCTTGTGTAGGGGCAGTATTCTTCGGCTATTTTAATGACAGCTATTTCTGGGTGGTAAATCGTATGCTGGGAATCAAAGAGGCAAAAGAACAAATTAGAGTATGGTCAATTACAACAACAATTTCATGGGCAGTAGGAATTATCACATTGTTAATTTTAAATGCTATTTGGGGATAA
- a CDS encoding lactate racemase domain-containing protein — protein MYRIKQTINNPTVKNVEEEIEKQMKKILPLIKSGNKIGIAAGSRGIYNYKNMIKKVVEIVKAVGAKPYIIPAMGSHGGATAEGQIKILENYGISEEKIGAPIKATMETVNLGITPEGATVYFDKYAASLDGVILINRVKSHTDFRSNVESGILKQIAVGLGKQKGASEIHRYGIYGLQKLISSAAKISIDKAPILGGIAILENAEGTTAKIAVMPKDKILEQEPKLLKEAKTLLPLLPCFPLDVLVIQEMGKNISGVGMDPNITGRYLIRGESDDQSKAIYRIVCLDLTEESHHNATGVGIADVISDRLLKKIDFEATYTNVVTSGFLERGFLPVVGKNDTSAINIALSCCNKYISKENARMALIKNTLEINELLISQRIFNEIKSLDAIEVIGEETLNFDHEGNLNFPFK, from the coding sequence ATGTACAGAATAAAACAAACAATTAATAATCCGACAGTTAAAAATGTAGAAGAAGAAATCGAGAAACAAATGAAAAAAATTCTACCCTTGATAAAATCTGGGAACAAAATAGGCATAGCCGCCGGCAGTAGAGGTATTTATAATTATAAAAACATGATTAAGAAAGTTGTAGAAATCGTTAAAGCTGTCGGGGCAAAGCCTTATATTATACCTGCTATGGGTAGTCATGGAGGAGCTACTGCCGAAGGGCAAATCAAAATATTAGAGAACTATGGTATTAGCGAGGAAAAAATTGGGGCACCGATTAAGGCTACTATGGAAACCGTTAATTTAGGCATAACGCCAGAAGGTGCTACGGTATACTTCGATAAATATGCTGCCTCTTTGGATGGTGTCATTCTGATAAATCGTGTGAAATCTCATACAGACTTCCGTAGTAATGTTGAGAGTGGCATTCTTAAGCAAATTGCTGTGGGTTTAGGAAAACAAAAAGGAGCTTCAGAGATTCATCGATATGGTATCTATGGACTTCAAAAGTTAATTTCTTCGGCGGCTAAAATAAGCATAGACAAAGCACCTATCTTAGGTGGCATTGCAATATTGGAGAATGCCGAGGGTACAACAGCTAAGATAGCGGTGATGCCTAAAGATAAGATATTAGAACAAGAACCTAAATTGTTGAAGGAAGCAAAAACCTTGCTACCATTACTACCCTGCTTTCCCTTGGATGTCTTGGTGATTCAGGAAATGGGGAAAAACATAAGTGGTGTAGGGATGGACCCAAATATTACAGGAAGATATTTAATCCGCGGTGAAAGTGATGATCAAAGTAAAGCGATTTACAGAATTGTATGTCTTGATCTAACAGAGGAAAGTCATCATAATGCTACTGGGGTGGGTATCGCAGATGTGATATCAGACCGCTTGTTGAAAAAAATTGATTTTGAAGCTACTTATACAAATGTAGTTACATCTGGATTTCTTGAAAGGGGATTTTTGCCAGTTGTGGGGAAAAATGATACTTCTGCCATCAATATTGCTTTGTCTTGCTGCAATAAATATATCAGTAAAGAAAATGCCCGAATGGCATTGATAAAAAACACGCTAGAGATCAATGAATTACTGATTTCACAAAGAATTTTTAATGAGATTAAATCATTAGATGCTATAGAAGTGATAGGGGAGGAAACATTGAATTTTGATCATGAAGGAAATTTAAATTTTCCTTTTAAATAA
- the ilvD gene encoding dihydroxy-acid dehydratase gives MKLRSQQILSRPEWSINRAYYKSMGYSDTDLDKPIIGIANAWSTTVPGHYNLRQVSESVKEGIREAGGTPVEFGVIGACDGIAEGHEGMRYILPTRDIIAHSIELMVQAHQYDAIVLLGSCDKIVPGMLMAAARLDLPSIFVNGGPMLSGPVIHGRKADTTSIIEGVGKLKKGEITEEKLIQMEDSCAPTCGSCSFLGTANTMCCVAEAMGMSLTGSAMIPAVYNDRLKAAQDSGRAIVNLVKEGITARQIITRASIENAVRLSSAIGGSTNAALHIPAIAYEAKVDFDMEDFDKLSRSTPLIAKMNPAASPNVIDFYESGGVPVVMKEIASLLHKGAMTVTSKTIEENIKDFNSPNNEIIKTFKEPFTATGGLAVLYGNLAPNSAVTKPAAINPKMWTFSGPAKVFNSEEEANKAILDGEVKEGDVVVIRYEGPKGGPGMPEMFKAMKLLYGLGLADKVALVTDGRFSGTNNGCFVGHISPEAQEGGPIAFVQDGDMIEIDIPERKLELLVGEEELKKRRAAWQAPKPRVEEGYLYLYSRLAESADKGAIIKNRA, from the coding sequence ATGAAATTACGGAGTCAACAAATTTTAAGCAGGCCAGAATGGAGTATCAACAGAGCATATTATAAGTCAATGGGTTATTCTGATACAGATTTAGATAAACCGATTATAGGTATTGCTAATGCATGGAGCACCACCGTTCCTGGCCACTATAATTTACGTCAAGTTTCTGAATCAGTAAAAGAAGGCATAAGGGAAGCAGGGGGGACACCAGTAGAATTTGGGGTGATAGGTGCCTGTGATGGAATTGCTGAAGGCCATGAAGGAATGCGGTATATTCTTCCTACAAGAGATATCATTGCCCATAGCATTGAACTCATGGTTCAAGCACATCAATATGATGCCATCGTGTTGCTGGGCTCCTGTGATAAAATTGTTCCTGGTATGTTAATGGCAGCAGCTAGATTAGACTTACCTTCAATATTTGTCAATGGAGGTCCTATGCTTAGTGGTCCTGTGATCCATGGAAGAAAAGCAGATACTACATCGATTATTGAAGGGGTAGGGAAGCTGAAAAAAGGTGAGATTACAGAGGAAAAATTAATACAGATGGAGGACTCATGTGCTCCAACCTGTGGATCATGCTCCTTTTTAGGTACAGCAAATACCATGTGCTGTGTTGCAGAAGCGATGGGGATGTCTTTGACGGGAAGCGCTATGATTCCTGCAGTGTACAATGATAGGCTAAAAGCTGCCCAAGATTCAGGTAGAGCCATTGTAAATTTAGTAAAAGAGGGTATAACAGCTAGACAGATCATCACCAGAGCATCCATTGAAAACGCAGTAAGATTGAGCTCTGCCATAGGAGGATCTACCAACGCTGCCCTGCATATTCCTGCCATAGCCTATGAAGCCAAGGTGGATTTTGACATGGAGGATTTTGATAAGTTAAGCCGAAGTACTCCCCTGATTGCCAAAATGAACCCTGCAGCATCACCAAATGTCATTGACTTTTATGAATCTGGGGGTGTACCGGTAGTTATGAAGGAAATCGCTTCATTGCTACATAAAGGTGCCATGACTGTTACCAGTAAAACAATAGAAGAAAATATTAAAGATTTTAATTCACCAAACAATGAGATTATAAAAACCTTCAAAGAGCCTTTTACAGCAACAGGAGGATTAGCAGTACTATATGGAAATTTAGCACCTAATTCTGCAGTGACAAAACCTGCTGCGATTAACCCCAAGATGTGGACATTTAGTGGTCCTGCTAAGGTGTTTAATTCAGAAGAGGAAGCAAACAAAGCTATTTTGGATGGCGAGGTCAAAGAAGGGGATGTTGTTGTTATAAGATACGAAGGACCAAAGGGTGGTCCCGGAATGCCTGAAATGTTTAAAGCAATGAAGCTTCTTTATGGACTAGGCTTAGCTGATAAAGTGGCATTGGTTACTGACGGGAGATTTTCAGGTACCAACAATGGATGTTTTGTAGGTCATATCTCACCGGAAGCTCAAGAAGGAGGACCTATTGCCTTTGTGCAGGATGGTGACATGATAGAAATAGATATTCCTGAAAGAAAATTAGAACTTTTGGTTGGTGAAGAAGAATTAAAAAAACGAAGAGCTGCTTGGCAAGCGCCAAAACCAAGGGTTGAGGAAGGTTATTTGTATCTTTATAGCAGATTGGCTGAATCTGCAGACAAAGGAGCAATTATTAAAAACAGAGCATAA
- the panB gene encoding 3-methyl-2-oxobutanoate hydroxymethyltransferase, protein MAKKSIHDFHKMVAEGEKITYLTAYDYLTAKMMEKAGVEMLLVGDSLGMVSLGYDTTLPVTLEDMIHHCKAVRRGAPDTFIVGDMTYMSYQISNQQAVENAGRLIKEGGCDAVKLEGGGPEIAGRIKAINDAGILVMGHIGLTPQFMGQQGGYKAQGKSAQAAVNIVNEAKRIEEAGAFSILVEGVPAPVGKAITERSGIPILGIGAGSYTHGQLLIYADMIGLYDNFTPKFVKQYANVNEIMTNAFKEYYKEVKEKNFPIDGEHTYNMKAEEEKEFLNLLEKNA, encoded by the coding sequence ATGGCAAAAAAATCGATTCATGACTTTCACAAAATGGTGGCAGAAGGAGAAAAAATAACCTATCTTACTGCTTATGACTATCTAACTGCAAAAATGATGGAAAAAGCAGGGGTAGAGATGCTTTTAGTTGGAGATTCATTAGGGATGGTATCCTTGGGCTATGATACAACCCTACCAGTAACCTTAGAAGATATGATTCATCACTGCAAAGCTGTTCGCCGTGGTGCTCCTGATACATTTATTGTTGGGGATATGACCTATATGTCTTATCAAATTTCTAATCAACAGGCTGTAGAGAATGCAGGAAGATTAATTAAAGAAGGTGGCTGTGATGCAGTTAAACTAGAAGGCGGCGGTCCAGAAATAGCTGGTAGAATAAAAGCCATCAATGATGCTGGTATCCTTGTGATGGGACACATTGGATTAACACCGCAGTTTATGGGACAACAGGGTGGCTACAAAGCACAGGGTAAGAGTGCTCAGGCTGCAGTAAACATTGTCAATGAAGCCAAAAGAATTGAAGAAGCAGGTGCCTTCAGTATCCTGGTAGAAGGTGTACCAGCTCCTGTAGGTAAGGCGATTACTGAAAGAAGCGGTATCCCTATTTTAGGTATTGGTGCTGGATCTTATACCCATGGACAATTACTAATCTATGCGGATATGATTGGACTATATGATAATTTTACGCCAAAGTTTGTAAAACAATATGCCAATGTGAATGAAATCATGACAAATGCCTTTAAAGAATATTATAAAGAAGTAAAAGAGAAAAACTTCCCGATTGATGGAGAACATACTTATAATATGAAGGCAGAGGAAGAAAAAGAGTTTTTAAACTTATTAGAAAAAAATGCTTAA